One stretch of Thermococcus sp. M36 DNA includes these proteins:
- a CDS encoding 2-oxoacid:ferredoxin oxidoreductase subunit beta, which yields MAKKIYSTYPMVKYLRKEALPTALCPGCGGGTVLNAFANAVDQLKIDPKDLVVVSGIGCSAWIASPYFLADTLHTTHGRAIAFATGVKVGLPDKKVVVISGDGDLASIGGNHLLHAARRNIDITVILVNNFIYGMTGGQVAPTTPFGAKTTTSPYRNIEHPLQISETVAAAGASYVARWTTAHVYQLIESIKKALQVKGFSLVEVISQCPVQFGRRNRMKEPAEMLRWFLKNSVPVSKAKKMSPEELEGKFIIGEIINRQRPEFTEELNKLIDEVQEHFGLKGE from the coding sequence ATGGCCAAGAAGATTTACTCCACCTACCCGATGGTCAAATACCTCCGCAAGGAGGCTCTGCCAACCGCCCTCTGCCCCGGTTGCGGTGGGGGTACCGTTCTCAACGCCTTTGCAAATGCAGTTGACCAGCTTAAGATAGACCCGAAGGATTTGGTCGTCGTGAGCGGAATAGGCTGCTCCGCCTGGATAGCCTCACCCTACTTCTTAGCGGACACGCTCCACACGACCCACGGAAGGGCGATAGCCTTCGCCACCGGTGTCAAGGTCGGCCTTCCGGACAAGAAGGTCGTCGTCATAAGCGGCGACGGCGACCTGGCGAGCATAGGCGGCAACCACCTGCTCCACGCTGCGAGGAGGAACATCGACATAACGGTCATCCTCGTTAACAACTTCATCTACGGAATGACGGGTGGACAGGTGGCTCCCACAACGCCCTTCGGGGCGAAGACCACCACCAGCCCCTACAGAAACATCGAACACCCGCTCCAGATAAGCGAGACGGTCGCCGCCGCTGGAGCCAGCTACGTGGCGCGCTGGACAACTGCCCACGTCTACCAGCTCATCGAGAGCATCAAGAAGGCTCTTCAGGTGAAGGGCTTCTCGCTCGTCGAGGTAATCTCTCAGTGTCCCGTCCAGTTCGGAAGGAGGAACCGGATGAAGGAGCCGGCAGAGATGCTCCGCTGGTTCCTCAAGAACAGCGTCCCCGTGAGCAAAGCTAAGAAGATGTCCCCGGAAGAACTTGAGGGCAAGTTCATCATCGGCGAGATAATCAACAGACAGAGGCCCGAGTTCACCGAAGAGCTGAACAAGCTTATTGATGAAGTCCAGGAGCACTTCGGCCTTAAGGGGGAGTGA
- a CDS encoding 2-oxoacid:ferredoxin oxidoreductase subunit gamma gives MQIRFAGIGGQGVVLAGVILGEAAAIEGLNVLQTQDYSSASRGGHSIADVIISKEPIYDVIVTKADVLVALAQLGYNTVKNELKKNGLLIIDTDLVKPDGDYIGAPFTRLAEESTGLALTVNMVALGYLVARTGVVKKESVEEAIRRRVPKGTEEINIKAFTVGYEEGLK, from the coding sequence ATGCAGATAAGGTTTGCAGGCATAGGCGGCCAGGGTGTTGTCCTGGCCGGTGTCATCCTCGGGGAGGCGGCCGCAATAGAGGGGCTGAACGTCCTCCAGACCCAGGACTACAGCTCAGCCAGCAGGGGCGGCCACTCGATAGCGGATGTCATAATCTCGAAGGAGCCGATTTACGATGTGATAGTCACCAAAGCCGACGTCCTGGTTGCCCTCGCCCAGCTCGGATACAACACCGTCAAGAATGAGCTGAAAAAGAACGGCCTGCTCATCATAGACACAGACCTTGTCAAGCCCGATGGGGATTACATCGGTGCACCCTTTACTCGGCTCGCCGAGGAGAGCACGGGGCTTGCCCTGACCGTTAACATGGTGGCCCTCGGCTACCTCGTGGCCAGGACTGGAGTGGTTAAGAAAGAGAGCGTTGAGGAGGCAATCAGGAGGCGCGTTCCGAAGGGAACCGAGGAGATAAACATCAAGGCGTTCACCGTTGGGTATGAGGAGGGGTTGAAATGA
- a CDS encoding 2-oxoacid:acceptor oxidoreductase subunit alpha, whose protein sequence is MRYPFPVGKSDFIQGDEAIARAAILAGCRFYAGYPITPASEIFEAMALYMPLVDGVSIQMEDELASMAAIIGASWAGAKAMTATSGPGFSLMMENLGYAIMTETPVVVVDVQRSGPSTGQPTLAAQGDIMQAIWGTHGDHSLIVLSPSTVQEAFDFTIKAFNLAEKYRTPVILLTDAEIAHMRERVYIPKPDEIELVERKLPANEEEAKLPFGDPHGDGVPPMPIFGKGYRTYVTGLTHDERGRPKTVDAEVHEKLIKRIIGKIENNKHDIITYDAFELEDAEIAVISTGIVSRSAVRAVKILREKGVKAGLLKLNTIWPFDFDMIEELAEQVKKIYVPEMNLGQLYHLVKEGANGKAEVELIPKIGGEVHTPMEIVERVVG, encoded by the coding sequence ATGAGATACCCGTTTCCTGTTGGAAAGTCAGACTTCATTCAGGGTGACGAAGCGATAGCGAGGGCGGCGATTCTGGCCGGCTGCAGGTTTTACGCTGGCTACCCGATAACCCCTGCGAGCGAGATATTCGAGGCGATGGCGCTCTACATGCCACTCGTTGATGGGGTAAGCATACAGATGGAGGATGAATTGGCGAGCATGGCGGCCATTATAGGCGCCTCCTGGGCCGGTGCAAAGGCCATGACGGCTACCTCCGGCCCGGGTTTCAGCCTCATGATGGAGAACCTTGGCTACGCGATAATGACCGAGACGCCGGTTGTTGTCGTTGACGTTCAGAGGAGCGGTCCATCAACCGGCCAGCCGACCCTCGCCGCCCAGGGCGACATAATGCAGGCCATCTGGGGCACCCACGGAGATCACAGTCTTATCGTCCTGAGCCCATCCACCGTCCAGGAGGCCTTCGACTTCACGATCAAGGCATTCAACCTGGCCGAGAAGTACAGAACCCCCGTGATCCTTCTCACCGACGCGGAGATAGCCCACATGCGCGAGCGCGTTTACATTCCAAAGCCGGATGAAATAGAGCTGGTCGAGAGGAAGCTCCCGGCCAATGAGGAAGAGGCCAAGCTCCCCTTCGGCGACCCGCACGGCGATGGAGTGCCGCCGATGCCGATATTCGGGAAGGGCTACCGCACCTACGTCACCGGCCTCACCCACGACGAGCGTGGAAGGCCGAAGACCGTTGATGCCGAGGTTCACGAGAAGCTGATAAAGAGGATAATTGGAAAGATAGAGAACAACAAGCACGACATCATAACCTACGACGCCTTCGAGCTGGAAGATGCAGAGATAGCGGTAATAAGCACCGGCATCGTTTCCCGCTCCGCGGTAAGGGCCGTCAAGATTCTCCGCGAGAAGGGCGTTAAAGCCGGCCTGCTGAAGCTCAACACCATCTGGCCCTTCGACTTCGATATGATTGAAGAGCTTGCGGAGCAAGTGAAGAAGATATACGTCCCGGAGATGAACCTCGGACAGCTCTACCATCTCGTCAAGGAAGGAGCGAACGGAAAGGCAGAGGTTGAACTCATACCCAAGATAGGCGGCGAGGTTCACACTCCGATGGAGATAGTCGAGAGGGTGGTGGGCTGA
- a CDS encoding 2-oxoacid:ferredoxin oxidoreductase subunit beta has protein sequence MYLKSAYDIRDKYLRKDMLPTIFCPGCGIGSALQYTLRAIDDLGLNPDEIVWVSGIGCSSRVPGFVNFDGLHTTHGRALAFATGIKLANPNLKIIAFMGDGDAAAIGGNHFIHAIRRNLDVTVILINNFTYGMTGGQVAPTALKGLKGTTAPYGQFENPFDIADLAVSAGANYVARWSVFNYLQGINSIKKALQKEGFTLVEFLSPCPISFGRRNRMKTAPELLRWYQKITVPLSKAKKMSPEELEGKIVIGEFADRDRPGLVREYEEYKKRAKRMMGWEE, from the coding sequence ATGTACCTGAAGTCAGCTTACGATATTCGCGATAAGTACCTGAGAAAGGACATGCTGCCGACGATATTCTGCCCCGGCTGTGGGATAGGCTCCGCTCTGCAGTACACGCTCCGCGCGATAGACGACCTCGGCCTCAACCCTGACGAGATAGTCTGGGTCAGCGGTATAGGATGTTCCTCCCGCGTTCCGGGATTCGTCAACTTCGATGGCCTACACACGACCCACGGAAGGGCACTTGCCTTCGCAACCGGCATAAAGCTCGCAAACCCAAACCTCAAGATAATCGCATTCATGGGCGACGGCGACGCTGCTGCAATAGGCGGGAACCACTTCATCCACGCCATCAGGAGAAATCTCGACGTTACGGTGATACTCATCAACAATTTCACCTACGGAATGACCGGCGGGCAGGTCGCACCGACCGCGCTGAAGGGGCTGAAAGGCACCACCGCGCCTTACGGCCAGTTCGAGAACCCCTTTGACATAGCGGATCTCGCCGTCTCTGCTGGAGCCAATTACGTCGCCCGCTGGAGCGTCTTCAACTACCTCCAGGGAATCAACAGCATCAAAAAGGCACTCCAGAAAGAAGGCTTCACCCTCGTCGAGTTCCTGAGCCCGTGCCCAATAAGCTTCGGAAGGAGGAACAGGATGAAGACTGCCCCCGAGCTTCTCCGCTGGTATCAGAAGATAACCGTTCCCCTCTCCAAGGCCAAGAAGATGTCTCCAGAGGAGCTTGAGGGCAAGATAGTCATCGGCGAGTTCGCCGACAGGGACAGGCCGGGTCTCGTTAGGGAGTACGAGGAATACAAGAAGAGGGCCAAGAGGATGATGGGGTGGGAAGAATGA
- a CDS encoding 2-oxoacid:ferredoxin oxidoreductase subunit gamma, whose protein sequence is MRKEILFSGFGGQGVILASVILGRAAAVYENLYAVQTQAYGPESRGGASKAEVVISDEPIDYPKTLQPDCAVFFSQEAYNKYLHTVKEGAKIIVEEELVPHRDIEFEKKLEVISLPLTEIAEETTGLSLTMNILTLGILTAWTGVVGREAIEKAVLDAVPKGTEEINLRALHKGFELGEKAKKGEL, encoded by the coding sequence ATGAGGAAGGAAATCCTCTTCAGCGGTTTCGGCGGCCAGGGAGTTATCCTGGCGAGTGTTATCCTTGGAAGGGCGGCTGCCGTCTACGAAAACCTCTACGCCGTGCAGACTCAGGCCTATGGCCCGGAGTCGAGGGGCGGTGCCAGCAAGGCCGAGGTGGTCATCAGCGACGAGCCGATAGACTACCCCAAGACCCTCCAGCCGGACTGTGCGGTCTTCTTCTCCCAGGAGGCGTACAACAAGTACCTCCACACCGTGAAGGAGGGCGCCAAGATAATCGTCGAGGAGGAGCTCGTGCCCCACCGCGACATTGAGTTTGAGAAAAAGCTCGAAGTCATCTCTCTACCGCTCACGGAGATAGCGGAGGAGACCACCGGCCTGAGCCTCACCATGAACATCCTGACCCTCGGGATACTTACCGCATGGACCGGGGTAGTGGGAAGGGAGGCCATAGAGAAGGCCGTCCTCGACGCGGTTCCGAAAGGCACGGAGGAGATAAACCTCAGGGCGCTCCACAAAGGCTTTGAGCTCGGCGAGAAAGCCAAAAAAGGCGAGCTCTGA
- a CDS encoding DUF192 domain-containing protein, with the protein MLVNETKGRIWHGKVRLADTFFKRFRGLMLVRDINYALVFVLPAETKANASIHMFFMLSDIDVIWLDSSRRVVDFKTAKKWRVYAPKKAAKYIIEGPVGMINVLKVEEGDLISWSPTEEKSKAVPVKISLPEKISFEGSNGIAMAESVKEIRAEKA; encoded by the coding sequence ATGCTCGTAAACGAGACCAAGGGCAGGATATGGCACGGAAAGGTAAGGCTCGCGGACACGTTCTTCAAGCGGTTTAGAGGCCTAATGCTGGTTAGAGACATCAACTACGCCCTTGTTTTTGTATTGCCAGCCGAAACGAAGGCTAACGCTTCAATTCACATGTTCTTCATGCTGAGCGACATCGACGTAATCTGGCTCGACTCTTCTCGTCGGGTGGTGGATTTCAAGACCGCCAAGAAGTGGCGAGTCTATGCTCCCAAAAAGGCCGCCAAGTACATAATCGAGGGCCCAGTGGGGATGATAAATGTCCTCAAGGTTGAGGAAGGGGATTTAATAAGCTGGTCACCAACCGAGGAGAAAAGCAAGGCCGTTCCGGTGAAGATTTCGCTGCCGGAGAAGATTTCCTTTGAAGGTTCGAACGGCATAGCGATGGCCGAGAGCGTTAAGGAAATAAGGGCGGAGAAAGCTTAA
- a CDS encoding 6-carboxytetrahydropterin synthase: MKSRIVERFKFEAAHAVVIDGKPEELHGHTFWLEVALEGPLRNGYVMDFLELRRIVNEIIERLDHRNLNALFENPTTENVALWIAGEIEKRLPDGIRLQRIVLWEGDENGVEFEF, encoded by the coding sequence ATGAAGTCCCGCATCGTCGAGCGTTTCAAATTCGAGGCGGCTCACGCCGTGGTCATAGATGGAAAGCCCGAGGAGCTTCACGGCCACACTTTCTGGCTTGAGGTTGCCCTTGAGGGCCCGCTGAGGAACGGCTACGTTATGGACTTCCTTGAGCTGAGAAGAATAGTCAATGAAATCATCGAGAGGCTCGATCACAGGAACCTCAACGCCCTCTTTGAGAACCCGACGACCGAGAACGTCGCCCTCTGGATAGCGGGAGAGATTGAGAAGAGGCTTCCCGATGGCATAAGGCTTCAGAGGATAGTCCTCTGGGAAGGGGATGAGAACGGGGTGGAGTTTGAGTTTTAA
- a CDS encoding type II toxin-antitoxin system VapC family toxin: protein MMSFLVDSNVFVEALKGNPEAESLLSGLLHSSARVFINDVVFSEVFYHYLRLKAGPYWRAKKNPDIVKSAVEDFEKIVLPLLAIPDFLEINYDVSTLAVRLSRDYGLLPNDALLLATVEYYGIGALVSLDSDFADACEKEGVVLVSSAKDLEEYL from the coding sequence ATGATGAGCTTTCTCGTGGATAGTAACGTGTTCGTGGAGGCTCTAAAGGGCAATCCGGAGGCGGAGAGTCTTCTTTCAGGACTGCTCCATTCCAGTGCGAGAGTTTTTATAAACGACGTGGTCTTTAGCGAGGTCTTCTATCACTACCTCCGCCTAAAAGCCGGCCCCTACTGGAGAGCCAAGAAGAACCCAGATATCGTGAAATCTGCAGTGGAGGATTTTGAAAAGATCGTTCTGCCACTTCTGGCAATACCGGATTTTCTCGAAATAAACTATGACGTGTCCACGCTGGCCGTTAGATTGTCCCGGGACTATGGCCTTCTTCCAAACGACGCCCTCCTGCTTGCCACTGTGGAATACTACGGGATTGGAGCACTGGTGTCCCTTGACTCTGATTTCGCAGATGCATGTGAAAAGGAGGGGGTAGTTCTGGTTTCTTCCGCCAAAGACTTGGAGGAATACCTATGA
- a CDS encoding type II toxin-antitoxin system VapC family toxin produces MTVRVIDTSAFAKFLLREEGWKKVVPHLKPEKEPVTVELLLVETANVLWKHALKMKTVEEERAERLFEGVMELVGSGALKVEENARYLGEAFRIALEKGITVYDAIFIAQVMVLNATLITCDEKQGRVAKELGLDVVLL; encoded by the coding sequence ATGACCGTGAGGGTCATTGACACCTCGGCCTTCGCAAAGTTCCTCCTCAGGGAGGAGGGCTGGAAGAAGGTCGTTCCGCACCTTAAGCCTGAGAAAGAGCCCGTTACCGTTGAGCTGCTTCTCGTTGAGACGGCCAACGTCCTTTGGAAGCACGCTTTAAAGATGAAGACGGTTGAGGAAGAAAGGGCCGAGAGGCTCTTCGAGGGGGTCATGGAGCTCGTCGGGAGCGGGGCCCTTAAGGTGGAGGAAAACGCGAGGTACCTCGGTGAAGCCTTCAGGATCGCCCTTGAAAAGGGGATTACGGTTTACGATGCCATATTCATAGCCCAGGTGATGGTTCTTAACGCCACCCTCATCACCTGCGACGAGAAGCAGGGACGAGTTGCCAAAGAGCTCGGCCTCGACGTCGTTCTGCTCTGA
- the metG gene encoding methionine--tRNA ligase, whose protein sequence is MVRYMVTSALPYANGPIHAGHLAGAYLPADIFVRYLRLRGEEVLFICGTDEHGTPITFRALKEGRSPREIVDEFHEHIKTTFERAKISFDYFGRTELPVHYRISQEFFLKALENGHLVKKVTKQAYCEHDKMFLPDRYVIGTCPHCGAENQRGDQCEVCGHPLTPEKLINPRCNICGNQITFKDSAHYYIRMQDFAERLKKWVESQEHWKPNVRNTVLGWINEGLEERAMTRDLDWGIPVPLDDEDVKGKVLYVWFEAPIGYISITIEHLRREGRENEWKKFWLNLDGETKVIHFIGKDNVPFHAIFWPAFLMAYGRYNDGEIEAEWNLPYDIPANEYLNLEGKKFSTSRNWAIWVHEFLDTFPADYLRYYLTAIMPETRDSDFNFADFKSKINEELVNNLGNFVHRAMTFVNRYFDGTVPERGELDDLDRQAFEEIEKAFKEVGELISQYRFKDALRRVMELAIFGNRYFDHQRPWKTAKTDRERTATTVNVSLQLVKALGILLEPFLPDASEKIWHLLNLEELKRWEFSELPVGHRVRKASPMFRKVTDGDIIHFIVSYIGRGNPESAKLLLDKYYKRDDVVKVVLERFGEKRKDEALALLKSIYGENVGGKAGKAEKTKSSQKKEKVKGSEKMEYVSFDDFMKLDLRVGKIIEVNDHPNADKLYVVKVDLGDEVRQLVAGLKKSYKPEELLNHYVVIIANLEPKKLRGVESQGMLLAADDGKNVALLMPDKEIKLGARIR, encoded by the coding sequence ATGGTCAGGTACATGGTAACCTCAGCACTCCCTTACGCTAACGGCCCGATTCACGCCGGCCACCTCGCGGGAGCCTACCTGCCCGCCGACATCTTCGTCCGCTACCTCCGGCTAAGGGGCGAGGAAGTGCTCTTCATATGCGGAACCGACGAGCACGGCACGCCAATAACCTTCCGCGCTCTCAAGGAAGGCAGGAGCCCGAGGGAAATCGTCGATGAGTTCCACGAGCACATAAAGACGACCTTCGAGAGGGCCAAGATAAGCTTCGACTACTTCGGCAGGACCGAGTTGCCTGTCCACTATAGGATAAGCCAGGAGTTCTTCCTCAAGGCCCTGGAAAACGGCCACCTCGTCAAGAAGGTCACCAAGCAGGCCTACTGCGAGCACGACAAGATGTTCCTCCCGGACAGGTACGTCATTGGAACGTGCCCCCACTGTGGGGCAGAAAACCAGCGCGGCGACCAGTGTGAGGTCTGCGGTCACCCGCTTACCCCGGAAAAGCTAATTAACCCGCGCTGCAACATCTGCGGCAATCAGATCACGTTCAAGGACTCCGCCCACTACTACATCCGCATGCAGGACTTCGCCGAGAGGCTCAAGAAGTGGGTCGAGAGCCAGGAGCACTGGAAGCCGAACGTCAGGAACACAGTCCTCGGCTGGATAAACGAGGGGCTGGAAGAGAGGGCAATGACGAGGGATCTCGACTGGGGAATTCCGGTTCCGCTCGACGACGAGGATGTGAAGGGCAAGGTGCTCTACGTCTGGTTCGAGGCTCCAATCGGCTACATCAGCATCACGATCGAGCACCTGAGGAGGGAGGGAAGGGAGAACGAGTGGAAGAAGTTCTGGCTGAACCTCGACGGCGAGACCAAGGTCATCCACTTCATCGGCAAGGACAACGTGCCCTTCCACGCGATATTCTGGCCCGCTTTCCTGATGGCCTACGGCAGGTACAATGACGGTGAGATCGAGGCCGAGTGGAACCTGCCCTACGATATCCCCGCTAACGAATACCTTAACTTAGAGGGCAAGAAGTTCTCGACGAGCAGGAACTGGGCGATATGGGTTCACGAGTTCCTGGATACGTTCCCGGCGGACTACCTCCGCTACTACCTCACTGCCATAATGCCCGAAACGAGGGACAGTGACTTCAACTTCGCCGACTTCAAGAGCAAAATAAACGAGGAGCTCGTGAACAACCTCGGGAACTTCGTGCACAGGGCCATGACCTTCGTGAACCGCTACTTCGATGGAACTGTACCTGAGAGGGGTGAGCTTGACGACCTTGACAGGCAGGCCTTCGAGGAGATTGAGAAGGCCTTCAAGGAAGTCGGAGAGCTGATATCCCAGTACAGGTTCAAGGACGCCCTCAGGCGCGTCATGGAGCTGGCCATCTTCGGCAACCGCTACTTCGACCACCAGAGGCCCTGGAAGACGGCAAAGACCGACCGTGAGAGGACTGCCACGACCGTCAACGTCTCCCTCCAGCTCGTCAAGGCCCTCGGAATCCTCCTCGAACCGTTCCTGCCCGATGCGAGCGAGAAGATATGGCACCTCCTCAACCTCGAGGAGCTCAAGCGCTGGGAGTTCAGCGAGCTTCCAGTGGGCCACCGCGTCAGGAAGGCCAGCCCAATGTTCAGGAAGGTCACTGACGGGGACATAATCCACTTTATAGTCAGCTACATCGGCAGGGGCAACCCGGAGAGCGCCAAACTGCTCCTCGACAAGTATTACAAGCGGGACGATGTTGTAAAGGTCGTCCTTGAGCGCTTCGGCGAGAAGAGGAAGGACGAGGCTCTCGCGCTCCTTAAGAGCATCTACGGTGAAAACGTCGGTGGAAAGGCCGGAAAGGCCGAGAAGACCAAATCCTCTCAGAAGAAGGAGAAGGTAAAGGGGAGTGAAAAGATGGAGTACGTAAGCTTCGACGACTTTATGAAGCTTGACCTCAGGGTCGGAAAGATAATAGAGGTCAATGACCACCCCAATGCGGACAAGCTCTACGTGGTCAAGGTAGACCTCGGGGACGAAGTCAGACAGCTCGTTGCAGGGCTCAAGAAGTCCTACAAGCCCGAGGAGCTGCTCAATCACTACGTCGTCATTATAGCCAACCTCGAGCCCAAGAAGCTCAGGGGAGTGGAGAGCCAGGGGATGCTCCTCGCGGCGGACGATGGCAAAAACGTTGCCCTGCTGATGCCTGATAAAGAAATAAAGCTGGGTGCAAGAATAAGGTGA
- a CDS encoding helix-turn-helix domain-containing protein — MKARVALVLLIVLTFVSSAEGQYAVESLGLTVYADGYVRIDQIIRPDNYTVGVSIPLLASNVEGLVVIDGNENPLPYEMNGTKLIVYFENATSIKITYYTPDLTSKNGAIWSVRFSSEVPVKITFPENAVIVDLTDIPIKINGNSLVMPAGNQSVSYVIQYRPGETAAPPTTTPESGTLSQTTTQNGTGTAPEVPGTETPTEGSQGGALIGAAAVIVLAVAGFVYFRTKGKETQSPGISREDFERRLREYELTKDEEKALLYLFDRGGKAKQSEVREMLGIPKTTAWRMFQRLEKQGLVRVYKKKRENWVELKL; from the coding sequence ATGAAGGCAAGGGTGGCCTTGGTGCTCCTCATTGTCCTAACCTTCGTTTCATCGGCTGAGGGGCAGTATGCAGTCGAATCACTTGGGCTCACAGTCTATGCGGACGGGTATGTTCGAATAGATCAGATTATTCGGCCGGATAACTACACGGTAGGTGTGTCGATCCCCCTTCTCGCTTCGAACGTTGAGGGTCTGGTAGTAATAGATGGGAATGAAAACCCCCTCCCCTATGAGATGAACGGGACGAAGCTTATCGTCTACTTTGAAAACGCCACCTCAATCAAAATAACCTATTACACCCCCGATCTCACATCGAAGAACGGGGCAATATGGAGCGTTCGCTTCTCTTCCGAAGTCCCGGTTAAAATAACCTTTCCCGAAAACGCGGTTATAGTAGATCTGACCGACATCCCCATTAAGATAAACGGGAACTCCCTTGTAATGCCCGCTGGCAACCAGAGCGTCTCCTACGTTATCCAGTACAGGCCGGGAGAAACTGCAGCCCCACCAACTACCACCCCGGAAAGCGGAACTTTGTCCCAGACGACCACACAGAACGGCACGGGGACTGCTCCCGAAGTGCCCGGGACAGAGACTCCAACCGAGGGTTCTCAGGGTGGGGCTCTAATCGGTGCGGCAGCGGTCATAGTGCTTGCCGTTGCAGGGTTCGTATACTTCCGGACGAAAGGTAAAGAGACCCAGTCCCCGGGCATCAGCAGGGAGGACTTTGAAAGGAGGCTCAGGGAGTACGAGCTTACCAAGGACGAGGAAAAGGCCCTGCTCTACCTGTTTGATAGGGGCGGAAAAGCCAAGCAGTCTGAGGTCAGGGAGATGCTCGGAATACCAAAGACGACCGCCTGGAGGATGTTCCAGCGCCTTGAGAAACAGGGGCTGGTAAGGGTCTACAAGAAAAAGAGGGAGAACTGGGTGGAGCTCAAACTTTGA
- a CDS encoding helix-turn-helix domain-containing protein: protein MRDKLVSFISLLALMIILFHPVSAYTVSSLTLTVYGDGYVGVTYEVLPEEYEAQIQLPLLAEHVENVVVEDADGNPLNFRVDGDILAVYTGSADVIRVSYYTPDLTSKEGIVWTLKLSTNESFTVILPDNAVVVDLSDIPLEIAGNSITMPPGDQSISYTIEGRGPPWKSDGGSSGGLYYLVAGIVLAGGATYLLLKRRSSVFGGRTPTREEFEEKLSNLDLNEDERRALLYIFDKGGKASQAEVREAVGLPKTTAWRMFKRLERMGLVKILRGKKENWVELRF, encoded by the coding sequence ATGAGGGATAAACTCGTCTCCTTTATCTCGCTGCTGGCACTTATGATTATTCTCTTCCATCCAGTTAGCGCTTATACTGTCTCATCCCTCACCCTCACCGTCTACGGCGACGGCTATGTGGGGGTGACCTATGAGGTTCTCCCAGAGGAGTACGAGGCTCAAATCCAGCTCCCCCTCCTTGCAGAACATGTGGAGAACGTGGTTGTTGAAGACGCCGATGGAAATCCCCTCAACTTCCGCGTTGATGGGGACATCCTCGCGGTGTACACGGGAAGCGCCGATGTGATCAGGGTTTCCTACTACACCCCTGACCTCACATCAAAGGAGGGCATAGTCTGGACCCTAAAACTATCCACCAACGAGTCCTTTACCGTCATCCTGCCCGATAATGCTGTGGTGGTCGATTTAAGCGACATCCCTCTGGAGATAGCCGGAAACTCCATTACCATGCCTCCGGGGGACCAGAGCATCTCCTACACCATCGAGGGAAGGGGACCGCCGTGGAAAAGCGATGGGGGTAGTTCCGGGGGCCTCTACTATCTGGTCGCGGGCATAGTCCTTGCGGGAGGTGCCACGTACCTGTTATTGAAACGGAGGTCATCAGTGTTTGGAGGCAGGACACCAACGAGGGAAGAGTTCGAGGAGAAGCTGAGCAACCTCGATCTGAACGAAGACGAGAGGAGGGCTTTGCTCTACATTTTTGATAAAGGGGGGAAGGCCAGCCAGGCAGAAGTCAGGGAAGCAGTAGGCCTGCCAAAGACAACCGCCTGGAGGATGTTCAAGAGGCTTGAGAGAATGGGCCTCGTGAAGATACTGAGGGGGAAAAAGGAGAACTGGGTGGAGCTCCGGTTTTAG
- a CDS encoding sulfite exporter TauE/SafE family protein yields MVSYVLSSLLGLGIGVIAGTFGVGGGFLIVPTLTFAGLPLNVAIGTSLACITISSLSSAFMHIRGGRVLYKVALITAAFSIPLAVAGSYVSAVINEKALEVLFSLLLFYLAYIFTKPEKEASTGEEAGEIRYKRIPPIGMFSGLASGLLGVSGGILNVPLFHSLARLPVKYAVGTSSFALFFTSLVAAYTHYTLGQVDVSTALLLIPGMVVGSFLGARMVSRMPSRGLKMAFALLLVIVAFRMLL; encoded by the coding sequence ATGGTCAGTTATGTGCTGAGCTCTCTCCTGGGACTGGGTATCGGTGTTATAGCCGGTACCTTTGGCGTCGGTGGTGGCTTTCTCATCGTCCCAACCCTGACTTTCGCCGGTCTGCCCCTGAATGTCGCCATCGGCACCAGCTTGGCGTGCATAACGATAAGCTCCCTGTCCTCCGCTTTCATGCATATACGCGGTGGGAGGGTTCTCTACAAGGTTGCTCTCATAACGGCGGCGTTTTCGATCCCCCTTGCCGTAGCAGGCTCCTATGTCTCGGCCGTGATCAATGAGAAGGCACTCGAAGTGCTCTTTTCCCTGCTCCTGTTTTACCTTGCATACATATTTACAAAGCCCGAAAAAGAAGCCTCCACCGGGGAGGAGGCCGGGGAGATAAGGTATAAACGTATACCTCCGATAGGGATGTTTTCCGGCCTTGCCAGCGGTCTCCTCGGAGTCAGCGGGGGCATCTTGAACGTCCCCTTGTTCCATTCGCTGGCCCGCCTCCCTGTCAAATACGCTGTTGGAACCTCAAGCTTCGCCCTCTTCTTTACCTCCCTCGTTGCGGCCTACACCCACTACACGCTGGGCCAGGTTGACGTGTCTACGGCCCTTCTTCTTATCCCAGGTATGGTAGTGGGTTCATTCCTCGGTGCTCGCATGGTGTCCCGGATGCCATCGAGGGGGCTTAAGATGGCCTTTGCACTGCTCCTAGTTATCGTGGCGTTCAGGATGCTTCTGTGA